In Burkholderia sp. WP9, a genomic segment contains:
- a CDS encoding methyltransferase domain-containing protein codes for MNLVTTLRRGHLLKHIDLSGVGLEIGPYDQPTVFKSEADVRYLDWKDKEQLVQECTHPDMIVDIPDIDYVVHSNRYCDYIADKFDYIIANHVMEHAPNMIQWLSDLCDMMQPGGVLFLALPDKKFSFDKYRQDTALSHFVAEYLAGVEDIPREHQIECEIYYDEAFVNKPMHVADKLDMNRIMEKLKAPPHVGIHSHVFESGTIVSKVLKPILMMGFVEFNLVDFVPARGETGGEMIIVLRKEPPRVELATEEFYSAAVETTHTSNTADTVDAVATAQRLADAEKAVTELRARLAVMQEEIASRTSTISALESSTSWRITAPLRAAVTKLRGLGSGGRNVSY; via the coding sequence ATGAATCTGGTTACGACGCTTCGCCGCGGGCACCTTCTGAAACACATCGATCTGTCGGGCGTCGGCCTGGAGATTGGGCCGTATGATCAGCCGACCGTCTTCAAGTCTGAAGCAGACGTTCGGTATCTGGACTGGAAAGATAAAGAGCAACTGGTGCAGGAGTGTACGCATCCTGACATGATCGTCGACATACCCGATATCGATTATGTGGTTCATTCGAATCGGTACTGCGACTATATCGCCGATAAGTTCGACTACATTATCGCGAATCATGTGATGGAGCATGCGCCGAACATGATTCAATGGCTGTCCGATCTGTGCGACATGATGCAGCCGGGCGGCGTTCTGTTTCTCGCGCTGCCGGACAAGAAGTTCAGTTTCGACAAGTACCGCCAGGATACGGCGCTGAGCCATTTTGTGGCCGAGTATCTGGCGGGCGTCGAGGACATTCCGCGCGAACATCAAATCGAATGTGAAATCTACTACGACGAAGCATTCGTCAACAAGCCGATGCATGTGGCGGATAAGCTGGATATGAACCGCATCATGGAGAAGCTGAAGGCGCCTCCGCATGTCGGCATTCACAGCCATGTTTTCGAAAGCGGTACGATCGTGTCCAAGGTTTTGAAGCCTATCCTCATGATGGGTTTCGTGGAATTCAATCTGGTCGACTTTGTGCCTGCGCGCGGCGAGACCGGCGGAGAGATGATCATTGTTCTTCGCAAAGAACCGCCTCGCGTGGAACTGGCGACCGAAGAGTTCTACAGTGCCGCGGTGGAGACGACGCATACGTCGAACACGGCTGACACCGTTGACGCGGTCGCCACGGCGCAGCGGCTGGCCGATGCCGAGAAAGCCGTTACGGAATTGCGCGCGAGGCTGGCAGTGATGCAAGAAGAAATCGCATCGAGGACGTCGACGATCAGTGCGCTCGAGTCGTCCACATCCTGGCGAATCACCGCACCGTTGCGCGCCGCGGTGACAAAGCTTCGAGGGCTCGGCTCGGGCGGGCGAAACGTCTCGTATTGA
- the vsr gene encoding DNA mismatch endonuclease Vsr — MVDIVDSATRSRMMSGIRGRNTKPEILIRSLLHRQGFRFRLDARDLPGRPDIVLPRYRAVVLVHGCFWHGHDCRLFKWPQTRPEFWRDKIGRNRSNDDKVRAALLASGWRVAVVWECALRGANRDIEGVLQRLVDWLKSDAPSFEERG, encoded by the coding sequence ATGGTGGATATCGTCGATAGCGCGACGCGCAGCCGGATGATGTCCGGCATCCGCGGGCGCAATACCAAGCCCGAAATTCTGATCCGCAGCCTGCTGCATCGCCAGGGTTTCCGCTTCCGCCTTGACGCGCGCGATCTGCCGGGACGCCCGGATATCGTGTTGCCGCGCTACCGCGCTGTCGTGCTGGTGCATGGCTGTTTCTGGCATGGCCACGACTGTCGTCTTTTCAAATGGCCGCAAACGCGGCCGGAGTTCTGGCGCGACAAGATCGGCCGCAATCGCAGCAACGACGACAAGGTTCGCGCGGCGCTCCTCGCGAGCGGCTGGCGCGTCGCCGTGGTGTGGGAATGCGCTTTGCGTGGCGCGAATCGCGATATCGAAGGGGTCTTGCAGCGGCTCGTCGACTGGCTGAAGAGCGACGCGCCGAGCTTCGAGGAACGCGGCTGA
- a CDS encoding glutathione S-transferase N-terminal domain-containing protein → MTDLSAFPITNKWLAEHPDRIQLYSLPTPNGVKVSIMLEETGLPYEPHLVRFDTNDQMTPEFLSLNPNNKIPAIIDPNGPDGKPLPLFESGAILIYLADKSGKFIPQDAAGRYEALQWVMFQMGGIGPMFGQVGFFHKFAGKEYEDKRPRDRYIGEAKRLLGVLDRQLEGRDWILGDMYSIADIATFPWVRNLIGFYEAGELVGIQDFPNVTRVLAAFVARPAVARGLEIPKRPA, encoded by the coding sequence ATGACCGATCTATCTGCTTTTCCGATCACGAATAAATGGCTTGCTGAGCATCCGGACCGGATTCAGCTCTACTCGCTGCCTACGCCCAATGGCGTGAAGGTGTCGATCATGCTCGAAGAGACGGGTTTGCCGTATGAACCGCATCTCGTGCGCTTCGATACGAATGATCAGATGACGCCGGAGTTTCTGTCGCTCAATCCGAACAACAAGATCCCCGCGATCATCGATCCGAATGGGCCGGACGGCAAACCGCTGCCGCTGTTCGAATCCGGCGCGATCCTGATCTATCTCGCGGACAAGAGCGGCAAGTTTATTCCGCAGGACGCCGCCGGCCGCTATGAAGCGCTTCAGTGGGTGATGTTCCAGATGGGCGGAATCGGGCCGATGTTCGGGCAGGTGGGTTTCTTCCACAAGTTCGCCGGCAAGGAGTATGAAGACAAGCGTCCGCGCGATCGTTACATCGGCGAAGCGAAAAGGCTGCTCGGCGTGCTGGATCGGCAACTCGAAGGACGCGACTGGATTCTCGGCGATATGTACTCGATCGCCGATATCGCCACCTTTCCGTGGGTGCGCAATCTGATTGGCTTCTATGAGGCGGGTGAGCTCGTCGGCATTCAGGATTTCCCGAACGTGACACGCGTGCTGGCGGCATTCGTCGCGCGACCGGCTGTCGCGAGGGGTCTGGAGATTCCGAAGCGGCCCGCGTAG
- a CDS encoding sigma-54 dependent transcriptional regulator, with translation MPHVLIVDDDAGTREALSAIIGEDGLTTATAGDLREARIQLVRQMPDVVFTDLKLPDGSGVDLFEDLDPRSGVEVIVITGHATVESAVNALKMGATDYLVKPINMQRVKAILSRLPRAGDLKAEIGTLRGELRRMGRFGLMLGNSPAMQEVYDQIGRVAPTAASVMLVGESGTGKEVAAQTLHQLSLRRKHAFLAVNCGAISPNLIESEMFGHERGSFTGADRQHKGYFERANGGTLFLDEITEMPIELQVKLLRVLETGMFMRVGTTKEIETDVRLIAATNRDPEQAVLEGKLRLDLYHRLNVFPISLPPLRERGKDVELLAQAFLDELNERHSTKKHFPAAVKDMLMSYPWPGNVRELKNYVQRAHIMSGSDSDSTATVPLQITLSKPAAGTAITIPFGTSLAEADRQLILATLEQCGGVKTRAAEILGISLKTLYNRLVEYGNDAREDGDAADESRALGGADA, from the coding sequence ATGCCACATGTACTGATTGTCGATGACGATGCCGGTACCCGCGAGGCGCTTTCCGCCATCATCGGGGAAGACGGCCTGACCACTGCCACCGCGGGCGATTTGCGCGAAGCGCGCATTCAATTGGTCCGGCAGATGCCGGACGTTGTCTTTACGGACCTGAAGCTGCCGGACGGCAGCGGGGTCGATCTGTTCGAAGATCTGGATCCGCGCTCCGGCGTGGAAGTGATCGTGATTACCGGCCACGCCACGGTCGAGTCGGCGGTCAACGCGCTGAAAATGGGCGCCACCGACTATCTGGTCAAACCGATCAACATGCAGCGCGTGAAGGCGATCCTCTCGCGCCTGCCGCGCGCCGGCGACCTGAAAGCGGAAATCGGCACGTTGCGCGGCGAGCTGCGCCGCATGGGCCGCTTCGGTCTGATGCTCGGCAATTCGCCGGCCATGCAGGAGGTCTATGACCAGATCGGCCGCGTCGCGCCGACCGCGGCTTCGGTCATGCTGGTGGGCGAGTCGGGCACCGGCAAGGAAGTCGCCGCGCAGACGCTGCACCAGCTCAGCTTGCGCCGTAAGCACGCGTTTCTCGCGGTGAACTGCGGCGCGATTTCGCCGAACCTGATCGAATCGGAGATGTTCGGCCACGAGCGCGGCTCGTTCACCGGCGCGGACCGTCAGCACAAGGGTTATTTCGAGCGCGCGAACGGCGGCACGCTGTTCCTCGACGAAATCACCGAAATGCCGATCGAGTTGCAGGTCAAGCTGTTGCGCGTACTGGAAACCGGCATGTTCATGCGGGTCGGCACGACCAAGGAAATCGAAACGGACGTGCGCCTGATCGCGGCGACCAACCGCGATCCCGAGCAGGCCGTGCTGGAAGGCAAGCTGCGGCTCGACCTTTACCATCGGTTGAACGTGTTTCCGATCAGTTTGCCGCCGTTGCGCGAACGCGGTAAGGACGTGGAACTGCTGGCGCAGGCTTTCCTCGACGAACTCAACGAACGCCACAGTACCAAAAAGCATTTCCCCGCAGCCGTGAAGGACATGCTGATGTCGTACCCGTGGCCGGGCAATGTGCGCGAGTTGAAGAACTACGTGCAGCGCGCGCACATCATGTCGGGTTCGGATTCGGACAGCACGGCGACCGTGCCGCTGCAGATCACGCTGTCCAAGCCCGCAGCCGGCACCGCGATTACGATTCCGTTCGGCACGTCGCTTGCCGAAGCGGACCGTCAACTGATTCTGGCGACGCTCGAGCAGTGCGGCGGCGTGAAGACGCGGGCCGCCGAGATCCTCGGCATCAGCCTGAAGACGCTGTACAACCGCCTCGTCGAGTATGGCAACGACGCGCGCGAAGACGGCGATGCCGCCGACGAATCGCGCGCACTGGGCGGCGCGGACGCTTAA
- the dcm gene encoding DNA (cytosine-5-)-methyltransferase, with protein MTLAAPLALLQQARARFTQREIAAHVGKDIKTVRRWEKGETPCPAMLEPALRDLLQNRARARRSAGDSAQFRFIDLFAGIGGIRMGFEAHGGDCVFTSEWNDFSTKTYRENYPSGGEHALIGDIVSFPAEEVPSHDVLLGGFPCQPFSIAGVSKKNALGRPHGFECTTQGTLFFDVARIIAAKRPAAFLLENVKNLLSHDKGRTFDVILQTLRDELGYEVHYRVVDGQHFTPQHRERIIIVGFRGKTSFSWDDLQLPDNGPRLGSILHRTDGSEPVLPWDHDRFFDHASRRVQPKYTLTPNLWTYLQNYAEKHRAAGNGFGFGMAYPNSVTRTLSARYHKDGSEILVYQGEALRPRRLTPRECARLMGFPDTFRIPVSDTQAYRQFGNSVVMPVMREVARIMLPHVQTLLAEETRHGSKQTLSLYA; from the coding sequence GTGACCCTCGCCGCACCGCTCGCATTGCTCCAGCAAGCGCGCGCCCGCTTCACTCAACGCGAAATCGCCGCGCATGTCGGCAAGGACATCAAGACGGTGCGTCGCTGGGAAAAAGGCGAAACACCCTGCCCGGCGATGCTGGAACCCGCCTTGCGCGACCTGCTGCAAAACCGGGCGCGAGCGAGGCGCAGCGCGGGCGACAGCGCCCAGTTCCGCTTTATCGACCTGTTCGCCGGCATCGGCGGGATTCGCATGGGCTTCGAGGCGCATGGCGGCGACTGCGTCTTTACCAGCGAGTGGAACGACTTTTCGACCAAGACGTATCGCGAGAATTACCCGAGCGGCGGCGAGCACGCGCTGATCGGCGATATCGTCTCGTTTCCGGCTGAAGAAGTGCCGAGCCACGACGTGCTGCTCGGCGGCTTCCCATGCCAGCCGTTTTCGATCGCCGGCGTGAGCAAGAAGAACGCGCTCGGCCGGCCGCATGGTTTCGAGTGCACCACGCAGGGCACGCTGTTTTTCGACGTCGCGCGGATTATCGCGGCAAAGCGCCCCGCCGCATTCCTGCTGGAAAACGTTAAGAATCTGCTGTCGCACGACAAGGGCCGCACCTTCGACGTAATCCTGCAGACCTTGCGCGACGAGTTGGGCTACGAAGTGCACTATCGCGTGGTGGACGGCCAGCATTTCACGCCGCAGCACAGGGAGCGGATCATCATTGTCGGGTTTCGCGGCAAAACCTCGTTCTCGTGGGACGATCTGCAGTTGCCGGACAACGGCCCGCGCCTCGGCTCGATCCTGCATCGCACGGACGGCAGCGAACCGGTGCTGCCGTGGGACCACGACCGTTTCTTCGATCACGCGAGCCGACGCGTGCAACCCAAGTACACGCTTACGCCGAACCTCTGGACCTATCTGCAGAACTACGCGGAGAAACACCGCGCGGCGGGCAACGGCTTCGGCTTCGGCATGGCTTATCCGAACAGCGTGACGCGCACGCTGTCGGCGCGCTATCACAAGGACGGCTCGGAAATCCTCGTCTACCAAGGCGAGGCGCTGCGGCCGCGCCGCCTCACGCCACGCGAATGCGCGCGGCTGATGGGCTTTCCCGATACCTTCAGAATCCCGGTGAGCGACACGCAGGCGTACCGACAGTTCGGCAACAGCGTCGTGATGCCGGTCATGCGCGAAGTGGCGCGCATCATGCTGCCGCATGTGCAAACCCTGCTCGCCGAGGAAACACGCCATGGCTCGAAGCAAACTCTCTCGCTGTACGCGTGA
- the otsA gene encoding alpha,alpha-trehalose-phosphate synthase (UDP-forming): MSRLIVVSNRVAPTQEGRPAAGGLAIGVLDALKETGGVWFGWSGETVSEPSAPVIEKQGNVTYATVGLTKRDYDQYYRGFSNATLWPTFHYRNDLSRYDRQEYAGYQRVNATLAKQLKELLKPDDIIWVHDYHLLPFARCLRELGVKNPIGFFLHIPFPVPEVLRTIPPHEELVKAMCSYDVIGFQTEADRQSFVDFIERGQHGTSSEDGMVHAYNRFLKVGAYPIGIYPDAIAKAAEQFTDRKPVRSLRDGMRGRKLIMSVDRLDYSKGLVERFQAFERLLLNAPGWHGRVSLVQIAPPTRADVTTYQRIRQTLEGEAGRINGRFAQLDWTPIQYLNRKYERNLLMALFRQSQVGYVTPLRDGMNLVAKEYVASQDPADPGVLVLSQFAGAAEQLPGALVVNPFDLSQMAEALERALSMPLAERQARHADMMAPMRENNLSVWRDTFLADLRNVATASSVAAKAVKLADVTASS, translated from the coding sequence ATGAGCAGACTGATCGTGGTATCGAATCGTGTCGCGCCGACCCAGGAAGGCCGTCCCGCAGCGGGTGGCCTCGCTATCGGCGTGCTGGACGCGTTGAAGGAAACCGGCGGAGTCTGGTTCGGCTGGAGCGGCGAGACGGTGAGTGAGCCGAGCGCTCCGGTGATCGAGAAACAAGGCAACGTGACGTACGCGACGGTGGGCCTCACCAAGCGCGACTACGACCAGTATTACCGCGGTTTTTCCAATGCGACGCTGTGGCCGACGTTCCACTATCGCAATGACCTGTCGCGCTACGACCGGCAGGAATATGCGGGCTACCAGCGTGTGAACGCGACGCTCGCGAAGCAACTCAAGGAGTTGCTCAAACCCGATGACATCATCTGGGTTCACGACTATCACCTGCTGCCGTTCGCGCGTTGTCTGCGTGAACTGGGGGTGAAGAATCCGATCGGCTTCTTCCTGCATATTCCGTTTCCGGTGCCGGAAGTATTGCGGACCATTCCGCCGCACGAAGAACTGGTCAAGGCCATGTGCAGCTATGACGTGATCGGCTTCCAGACGGAGGCGGACCGCCAGTCGTTCGTCGACTTCATCGAGCGCGGCCAGCACGGCACCTCGAGCGAGGACGGCATGGTGCACGCGTACAACCGCTTCCTCAAAGTGGGCGCGTATCCGATCGGAATCTATCCGGACGCGATTGCCAAGGCCGCCGAACAGTTCACCGACCGTAAGCCGGTGCGCAGCCTGCGCGACGGCATGCGCGGGCGCAAGCTGATCATGAGCGTGGACCGTCTCGATTATTCGAAGGGTCTGGTGGAACGCTTCCAGGCCTTCGAGCGGCTGCTGCTGAACGCGCCGGGTTGGCACGGTCGCGTGTCGCTGGTGCAGATCGCGCCGCCGACGCGCGCGGACGTGACGACTTACCAGCGGATTCGGCAAACGCTCGAGGGCGAAGCCGGCCGCATCAATGGCCGGTTCGCGCAGCTCGACTGGACCCCGATTCAGTATCTGAATCGCAAATACGAGCGCAATCTGTTGATGGCGCTATTCCGCCAATCTCAGGTCGGCTACGTGACGCCGCTGCGCGACGGCATGAATCTCGTCGCGAAGGAATATGTCGCCTCGCAGGATCCGGCCGATCCGGGCGTGTTGGTGCTGTCGCAATTCGCCGGCGCCGCCGAGCAGTTGCCGGGCGCGCTGGTCGTCAATCCGTTCGATCTGTCGCAGATGGCCGAAGCGCTGGAGCGCGCATTGTCGATGCCGCTCGCCGAGCGACAGGCGCGGCATGCCGACATGATGGCGCCGATGCGCGAGAACAATCTGTCCGTCTGGCGCGATACATTCCTCGCCGATCTGCGCAACGTCGCGACGGCCTCTTCGGTGGCCGCTAAAGCGGTAAAGCTCGCTGACGTGACCGCATCGTCGTAG
- a CDS encoding YbhB/YbcL family Raf kinase inhibitor-like protein, translated as MAEFRLWSDEFPTNGFMPKAHEYHDKAFGVDGENISPALQWEAPPPDTQSFALTVHDPDAPTGSGFWHWVVVNIPADARSLPRNAGKADGSLLPQGALQVRNDYGTVGFGGAAPPRGDKAHRYIFRLHALRVPHLPINADTTNAVARFMTHLNELDSTTHTGLYELK; from the coding sequence ATGGCAGAATTCCGTCTCTGGTCCGACGAATTTCCCACCAACGGCTTCATGCCGAAAGCCCACGAATATCACGACAAGGCGTTCGGCGTAGACGGCGAAAACATCTCACCGGCATTGCAGTGGGAAGCGCCGCCGCCCGACACCCAAAGTTTCGCGCTGACCGTTCACGATCCCGACGCGCCGACCGGCAGCGGCTTCTGGCACTGGGTCGTGGTGAACATTCCGGCCGACGCCCGCTCGCTGCCGCGCAATGCCGGCAAGGCGGACGGCTCGTTGCTGCCGCAAGGCGCGCTGCAGGTGCGAAACGATTACGGCACGGTCGGCTTCGGCGGCGCCGCGCCGCCGCGTGGCGACAAGGCGCACCGCTACATCTTCCGTCTGCACGCGCTGCGGGTGCCGCATCTGCCGATCAACGCGGACACCACCAACGCAGTGGCGCGTTTCATGACGCATCTGAACGAACTCGACTCGACCACTCATACCGGCCTGTACGAACTCAAATAA
- a CDS encoding MFS transporter, with amino-acid sequence MHAQPSRKDGALPPEAADTLAPDTALSDNTEQGLPVPQRYWAMLVIALALTLAVLDSAIANVALPTIARNLHASAAGSIWVVNAYQLAITISLLPLASLGDRIGYRRIYLGGLILFTVASLGCAMSTSLPTLALARVIQGFGAAGIMSVNTALVRMIYPPGQLGRGVSINAMVVAVSAAVGPTVASGVLAVASWPWLFAINVPIGIAAIVGGLKALPMNRGHESPYDYLSAVMNAFVFGLLIFAVDGLGHGERVGYVAIEVIAAVVIGYFFVRRQLTQPAPLLPVDLLRIPIFALSIGTSVCSFCAQMLAFVSLPFLLQETLGLSQVETGLLMTPWPAVIIIAAPIAGFLSDKVSSGWLGGVGLAAMTAGLILLATLGAHPDAMQIAWRMALCGAGFGIFQSPNNRTMLSSAPRERSGGASGMLGTARLTGQTLGAALVALIFGVAPQHGPTIALYVAACFSALAAVISTMRVVQPGHRASGLNA; translated from the coding sequence ATGCACGCACAACCATCGCGCAAGGACGGCGCCCTTCCCCCCGAAGCGGCCGACACACTCGCCCCCGACACCGCGTTATCGGACAACACCGAACAAGGCCTGCCGGTTCCGCAGCGCTACTGGGCAATGCTGGTCATTGCGCTCGCCCTCACGCTGGCGGTGCTCGACAGCGCGATCGCCAACGTGGCGCTGCCGACTATCGCGCGCAACCTGCACGCTAGCGCCGCGGGTTCGATCTGGGTCGTCAACGCCTATCAGCTCGCGATCACCATCTCGCTGCTGCCGCTTGCCTCGCTCGGCGATCGCATCGGCTACCGGCGCATCTACCTCGGTGGGCTGATCCTGTTCACGGTGGCCTCGCTCGGTTGCGCAATGTCGACTTCGCTGCCGACGCTCGCGCTCGCTCGCGTGATTCAAGGCTTCGGCGCCGCGGGCATCATGAGCGTCAATACGGCGCTGGTGCGCATGATCTATCCGCCCGGTCAGCTCGGGCGCGGCGTCTCGATCAACGCGATGGTGGTCGCTGTGTCGGCGGCGGTCGGGCCGACCGTCGCTTCCGGCGTGCTCGCCGTCGCCTCGTGGCCGTGGCTGTTCGCGATCAACGTGCCGATCGGCATCGCGGCCATTGTCGGCGGCCTGAAGGCGCTGCCGATGAACCGCGGCCACGAATCGCCCTACGACTACCTGAGCGCGGTGATGAACGCGTTCGTATTCGGCCTGCTGATTTTTGCCGTCGACGGACTCGGCCACGGCGAGCGCGTAGGCTACGTCGCGATCGAAGTGATTGCGGCCGTGGTGATCGGCTATTTCTTCGTGCGCCGTCAGTTGACGCAGCCGGCGCCGCTGCTGCCGGTCGATTTGCTCAGGATTCCCATCTTTGCGCTTTCGATCGGGACCTCGGTCTGTTCGTTCTGCGCGCAGATGCTCGCCTTCGTATCACTGCCCTTTCTGTTGCAGGAAACGCTGGGATTGTCGCAGGTGGAAACCGGGCTGCTCATGACGCCCTGGCCGGCCGTGATCATCATCGCGGCGCCAATTGCGGGCTTCCTGTCGGACAAGGTGTCGTCGGGATGGCTGGGCGGCGTCGGGCTGGCCGCCATGACGGCGGGGCTGATATTGCTCGCCACACTCGGCGCGCACCCCGACGCCATGCAGATTGCGTGGCGCATGGCGCTGTGCGGCGCGGGCTTTGGCATCTTCCAGTCGCCGAACAATCGCACCATGCTGTCCTCGGCGCCGCGCGAGCGCAGCGGCGGCGCGAGCGGCATGCTGGGCACCGCGCGCCTGACCGGGCAGACGCTCGGCGCGGCGCTGGTCGCGCTGATCTTCGGCGTTGCGCCGCAACACGGGCCGACCATCGCGCTCTATGTCGCCGCGTGCTTCTCGGCACTCGCCGCCGTGATCAGCACGATGCGGGTGGTGCAGCCGGGGCATCGCGCAAGCGGCCTGAATGCTTGA
- a CDS encoding CsbD family protein yields MNKDQVKGVAEQVKGKVNEAIGKATDNPGKELKGDLQQGAGKVQKAYGDAKEDAKDNAKRNAP; encoded by the coding sequence ATGAACAAGGACCAGGTGAAGGGTGTGGCCGAGCAGGTCAAGGGCAAGGTCAATGAAGCAATCGGCAAGGCCACGGACAATCCGGGCAAGGAATTGAAGGGCGACCTGCAACAAGGCGCTGGCAAGGTGCAGAAGGCCTATGGCGACGCTAAAGAAGACGCCAAGGACAATGCGAAGCGCAACGCGCCGTAA
- a CDS encoding DUF883 family protein, with protein sequence MTDTTQQLALGGQKIVEDLRVLLKDSEEMLRLAANVPGEGVDALRDKLGTHVETLQSALGDAQQNAQRRYRTATVNTERYVRHNPWRSIGIAAGVGFVLGVLTTR encoded by the coding sequence ATGACTGACACCACGCAACAGCTTGCACTCGGCGGCCAGAAGATTGTCGAAGATCTGCGGGTGCTGCTGAAGGACTCGGAAGAAATGCTGCGGCTTGCCGCCAACGTGCCTGGCGAGGGCGTCGACGCGCTGCGCGACAAGCTGGGTACGCACGTCGAAACCCTGCAATCGGCGCTGGGCGACGCGCAGCAGAATGCGCAACGTCGTTACCGGACAGCCACCGTCAATACCGAACGCTACGTGCGCCACAACCCTTGGCGTTCGATCGGCATTGCCGCGGGCGTCGGCTTCGTGCTCGGCGTCCTGACGACGCGCTAA
- a CDS encoding acyltransferase, which produces MDQPQHLRIAGLDGLRALSVIAVFLAHTGLAGVVGGGYVGVDVFFVLSGYLITSLLVTEHSRTGRIDLPAFYWRRARRLYPALCLMLAGVTLYCLIFPVAFRVGWEVLPAFFYVMNWVRALGIYDAHLTGHAWTLAVEEQFYLVWPLILLVVLKFWPRRALITFALLTVAVIFWRSYLISLDLSMARIYCGFDTHSDGLLIGALLAVMPRRWAVRAGKLWPVAAVYLSFVLLSETGIEFSLRAVGYPLTPLAAAFIVAKVVTQQRSALVRALSIAPLAGFGRVSYGFYLWHYVVLQSMLYGGYETMGAFFGGFSHPRIAMVTITFGVSIALTLFSWFVIEKPAMRLRFPWRRNVAMA; this is translated from the coding sequence ATGGATCAACCGCAGCATCTTCGGATTGCCGGGCTCGACGGCCTGCGCGCACTGTCCGTCATAGCGGTCTTTCTTGCGCATACTGGCCTTGCGGGTGTGGTGGGAGGCGGATATGTCGGCGTCGATGTATTTTTCGTTTTGAGCGGCTACCTCATCACAAGCTTGCTCGTAACGGAGCATTCGCGCACCGGGCGGATCGATTTGCCGGCTTTTTATTGGCGGCGCGCCCGGCGCCTTTATCCCGCTTTGTGTCTGATGCTGGCCGGCGTCACACTCTATTGTCTGATATTTCCCGTTGCCTTCAGGGTTGGGTGGGAAGTCTTACCGGCTTTCTTCTACGTGATGAATTGGGTTCGTGCGCTCGGGATCTACGACGCTCATCTCACCGGACATGCATGGACATTGGCAGTGGAGGAGCAGTTTTACCTGGTTTGGCCGCTGATTCTGCTGGTTGTGTTGAAATTCTGGCCACGTCGCGCCTTGATCACGTTTGCCCTTCTGACCGTTGCGGTGATCTTTTGGCGCTCGTATCTCATCTCGCTTGATCTTTCCATGGCCCGCATTTATTGCGGCTTTGATACTCATTCCGACGGGCTTCTGATCGGCGCTTTGCTGGCAGTGATGCCTCGCCGATGGGCAGTCAGGGCCGGGAAGTTGTGGCCGGTTGCTGCTGTGTATCTGTCTTTCGTATTGCTCAGCGAAACCGGCATTGAGTTTTCGTTGCGAGCGGTGGGATATCCCCTGACGCCATTGGCCGCGGCATTCATCGTCGCGAAGGTCGTCACGCAACAGCGCTCCGCTCTAGTGAGGGCGCTCAGCATTGCGCCGCTAGCGGGGTTCGGTCGTGTTTCGTACGGCTTTTACCTCTGGCATTACGTTGTGCTGCAGTCGATGCTCTACGGCGGGTACGAAACCATGGGCGCATTTTTCGGTGGATTTTCTCATCCCAGAATCGCCATGGTGACGATCACATTCGGTGTGTCAATCGCACTGACCCTTTTCTCGTGGTTTGTCATCGAAAAGCCGGCCATGCGATTGCGTTTCCCTTGGAGGCGCAACGTGGCGATGGCTTGA